In Saccharolobus solfataricus, a genomic segment contains:
- a CDS encoding purine-nucleoside phosphorylase, whose amino-acid sequence MNPVHILAKKGEVAERVLVVGDPGRARLLSTLLQNPKLTNENRGFLVYTGKYNGETVSIATHGIGGPSIAIVLEELAMLGANVFIRYGTTGALVPYINLGEYIIVTGASYNQGGLFYQYLRDNACVASTPDFELTNKLVTSFSKRNLKYYVGNVFSSDAFYAEDEEFVKKWSSRGNIAVEMECATLFTLSKVKGWKSATVLVVSDNLAKGGIWITKEELEKSVMDGAKAVLDTLTS is encoded by the coding sequence ATGAATCCAGTTCACATTTTGGCTAAAAAGGGGGAAGTTGCAGAAAGAGTTCTAGTAGTCGGAGACCCAGGCAGAGCAAGACTATTATCGACATTATTGCAAAATCCTAAGTTAACCAATGAAAATAGGGGATTCCTTGTATATACAGGTAAATATAATGGTGAAACCGTAAGTATAGCGACTCATGGAATAGGAGGTCCTTCAATAGCTATAGTTCTAGAGGAATTGGCAATGTTAGGTGCAAATGTTTTCATTAGATATGGTACAACTGGAGCATTAGTGCCTTACATTAACTTAGGTGAGTATATAATAGTAACTGGTGCATCTTATAATCAAGGAGGCCTATTTTACCAATATCTAAGGGATAATGCATGTGTGGCTTCTACACCCGATTTTGAGCTAACTAACAAATTAGTAACGTCTTTCTCTAAAAGAAATCTGAAATATTACGTAGGAAATGTCTTTAGTAGCGATGCATTCTATGCTGAGGATGAGGAATTTGTAAAGAAGTGGAGTAGTAGGGGTAATATAGCAGTTGAGATGGAATGTGCAACTCTATTTACGTTAAGCAAGGTCAAGGGATGGAAGAGTGCAACAGTTCTAGTTGTTAGTGATAATTTAGCTAAAGGTGGTATCTGGATAACAAAGGAAGAATTAGAGAAAAGTGTTATGGATGGGGCAAAGGCTGTTCTAGACACCTTAACTAGCTAG
- a CDS encoding DoxX family protein — translation MDLTIASIGLLIFRILYGIALIPHGTAKANKNLNSQFKGYMRQLGVPPIFVDLSMLVEILGGLLVMIGAISLIVSAVLILFFLGTIVVSHRMKKPLATGMNPGMDLDILFLAGAIILLLLGPGDLAILPGPQI, via the coding sequence ATGGATCTGACCATAGCCTCAATAGGTCTACTAATATTCAGAATACTATATGGAATCGCCCTAATACCACATGGTACGGCTAAGGCAAATAAAAATCTCAATTCCCAATTTAAAGGTTATATGAGACAGTTAGGAGTACCGCCAATATTTGTAGATCTCTCCATGTTAGTTGAAATCTTAGGTGGACTTTTAGTAATGATAGGGGCTATATCACTAATAGTTTCAGCGGTATTGATCCTGTTCTTCTTGGGTACTATAGTGGTAAGTCATAGAATGAAAAAGCCACTAGCCACTGGAATGAATCCAGGAATGGATCTAGATATACTATTCCTAGCTGGCGCAATAATATTACTGCTATTAGGTCCAGGCGATTTAGCCATATTACCGGGTCCACAAATTTAA
- a CDS encoding AIR synthase family protein has protein sequence MHLGKINEDVFNKVIYPHLGERRKEVVVGPQHGVDTGAIDLQDGRVLVVKTDPVFIVPQFGFKKAAWFAVHILASDVMTSGIPPEYAVIDLNLPPRIKDEEFEEMWIGIHEALKEIGVMVVGGHTGVYEGTDYPMVGGFTMFGIGEKERLGMPSKVKVGDSVIMTKGPAIEATGLLTNLYPEYFKQRLSNEIFNEAYNMYWKMSCWKDGLIASRIGIHMMHDATEGGVFGALTEVARASSKGMRIYEERFFINRAVREVTKLVNIDPWISISEGTMIIVTDKGEEVRNTLIREGIEAEIIGEIVDQSGEVTMVKKDGSRVKIEHPLEDPFWRAFFDLASKT, from the coding sequence ATGCATTTAGGAAAGATAAATGAGGATGTATTTAACAAGGTAATCTATCCTCACCTTGGAGAGAGACGAAAGGAAGTAGTTGTCGGTCCTCAGCATGGAGTTGATACTGGAGCAATAGATCTTCAAGATGGTAGAGTCTTGGTAGTAAAGACTGATCCAGTATTCATCGTTCCTCAATTTGGGTTTAAAAAAGCTGCGTGGTTCGCAGTTCACATTTTAGCTAGCGATGTTATGACCTCTGGAATTCCACCCGAGTATGCTGTAATAGATCTAAATTTACCGCCCAGAATCAAAGATGAGGAATTTGAAGAGATGTGGATTGGGATTCACGAGGCGTTAAAGGAGATTGGAGTAATGGTAGTTGGAGGTCATACAGGTGTCTATGAGGGTACTGACTATCCAATGGTAGGAGGATTCACGATGTTCGGTATAGGAGAGAAGGAAAGGTTAGGAATGCCATCTAAGGTTAAGGTTGGAGATAGTGTGATAATGACTAAGGGTCCAGCGATAGAAGCTACCGGCCTTTTAACTAACCTTTACCCTGAGTATTTTAAGCAAAGATTGAGTAATGAGATTTTTAACGAAGCCTATAACATGTATTGGAAAATGAGTTGTTGGAAAGATGGTTTAATAGCGTCCAGAATTGGCATTCACATGATGCATGATGCTACTGAAGGTGGGGTATTTGGAGCATTAACAGAGGTAGCGAGAGCGAGTAGTAAAGGAATGCGGATATATGAGGAAAGGTTTTTCATCAATAGGGCTGTTAGGGAGGTGACTAAGTTAGTTAATATAGATCCATGGATATCCATAAGTGAAGGTACTATGATCATAGTTACTGATAAGGGAGAAGAAGTGAGGAACACGTTGATAAGGGAAGGAATTGAAGCTGAAATAATTGGGGAAATAGTAGACCAAAGCGGAGAGGTAACTATGGTAAAGAAAGACGGAAGTAGAGTTAAGATTGAACATCCTTTAGAGGATCCTTTCTGGAGAGCGTTTTTCGATTTAGCTAGCAAAACTTAG